In the Trichoderma atroviride chromosome 4, complete sequence genome, GCGAAAGGGCGTTGCATAAACTAATACTTGGGATTCATGGCCAGGATGCTCGTCTCAATGAACTGCAAGTCAACCCCAAGCTCTGTGCTCAGCTGGCTGTCGTTGTCGATGCCTACCAATGCCACGACCTATTTGATCTACGCTTTCCGGTAGTGCCTGGGCGTTATCCATATAATGAGAACCTTTTATTCTCGCTCTTTTCATCTTGGGTATTTCGAGACGAGGAAAACTTTAGAGTATTTTCCAAAGCCATCATAATGCAGGCGAGGGGCCGTATTCATACCTTGGGCATGCCCATTCGAGAGCCTATTATCAGTGAGTTGTTATCAAAATTACACGTTGCCTCTGACTGTTTCTGTCATTTCTAGTATGCTGGAGCTAACTCGGGTCTCAGATGCGATTGAGAAAAGGAGGCTATACTTTATCGGCGAAATGGTCGACTTTGCCAATAGTAAATTGCAAAAGCTGATGGCTTGCGATCCAGCCGCCGGGGACGATCTCGAGGAAACGCTGGCTTTTACATTTGGCGAATGGCCCTTGGAAGCGCCATTCGAAGGGTTCGGCGCCATACATGTCCACAGGGCTCTGGACCAGATTGGAAGCTGGGGTCATGTTCAAGTCGGCGGCTGTCAATATCAGACTGATTCATCTTCCGAAATGGACTCGTCGTCGGAAGCGGATTCTTCTTCCGAAATGGACAGTTGCATGACTGACAGCAGTCTTTATCCGGTGACGCTGAAAGAGCTAAAGGAGGACTGGGAGGGCTTGAACGTGAACGCTTTGCCTATAGATGTGTAATAGGCGCCGCAGTTGTTTTAGATTCGATGTAGTTGGGAGATCTGCCAAGATTGCTTGGCGAGGTTGGCGTTTACATGCATCTTTAGGCCGGGGCTGTTGGGTTATTTGTTACCTATTGCTTTGTATAGAATAGAACAATAGAAGGTTACGTTTCCTATATAGAATccagagtacatgtactaaGATGAACAGGACACTAATTACTTGATACACTTGCACGTGGTGAGGTTTGAAGCTGTAAACACATGCATATTCACGCCAAGCATGCAATTACACGTAAACTAAAACTCCACGAAGCATCGTCCCCGCGGTGCGTGCCGCGCTTGGCCTGTGCTTTCGAGATGGCATGGGTAGTTTTGAGCGGAAAATGCCATCACAGCAGCGATTAGAATCCTTGTAGTCAGAGCAGTGCACATACTTGTATGGCATATCGCGTTGATATCAGAGATGTGGTATGGGCTAGTATTAGCAGGAGTCTATACATGTACAGAGCTGAGGCCAAGATCGAATGGATGTTTCAACAAAACGAGCCGTCGGAACAGGGCCGATGTCACTGCGGGCATGGCGCGTTTCACAGCACTGGTGCAGGGCACAAACAACCGATACAGCATGGGGAGAGCGGGATATTCTGGATTGGatgcaagaagaaggtgagGTTTGGCTTGATGCCCGTTTAGCGCGCTCCGTAAATTACAGCTCATCTGCTCCGTGTGTGATTTGATGCTACTCGTCAACACACGCTATAATTATAGCTTCAACTGTATGGAATTACATGCGTCCGATAACCACTCGTTTCCCATTGTTTGTTCAGCGCGCCAAGCCAACAAACAGCACCACGGCCTTGCCGCTCAGCACCTCAGACTGCCCGGACAAAAGAACAAGCCGCCGCTGGCCTCGACATGAAACCggaagcagccaaagatCGCCGCCCCAAATGCAaccagcaccagcttcaAACCCAGCAGGGATGTTCCCCCCCAAGCCGCGCGCCAATCACAGGCCACAGGTGCCTGGGCGTTCCGCTGGTAGTGCTGAGGCGATCGGCTGCAACAGCGACCGGGAGGCCTGCAGGGGCGGTTTCAAGATGGGGGCGCTAAAGTGCGAGACCTGAGAGATTGCGGCAGCGGGGAGAGTTGAGTGCCTGTaaagatagagagagagagacgacAGTTGGGGGTTCTTTGCCGGGAATAGCGTTAAGCGAGCGAGCGATAGCAGGGGAGCAGGGCAGTGACTTGCATAGACGCGGCGGTAATGCTGCGGCGACAAGTACATGCGTGACCCCTCCATGTCCAATAGTTTGTGAtgcctcatctcatctcctctctttctATTGCGAGCCCAAGCATAATGCAGACACTCAGTAGACTAGCGCAGGGCTTCATCTCATTTCACGCGTCTGCTCCGGCTagatgatgcagcaatgCCATTGACAATAGCACTACTAGATATCAATGCTACCTGTACCCACTGGTAGTTGCTCTCTTATCATCTCATCCTCACCCTCATTCACTTTACTTTAGCAACAACAATGCTGCCGCCagcaataacaacaacaacaacagctaTCCAGCGCCTTTCACTCCTTTAACCGCTATTTTCAACCATTTCCCAcggctctgctgcttcttttggACCAATAGCACCGTCCAGTACTCCAAACACACCCCCCAGCCATCTTGACACACGCTCAAGGGGCTCATTCTGCGACGCCAAGGCCACCCTTCCGTTCCTCTCGATGTCTCTCTGCTTTTAGCCCAGCCAACCATTCActcgtttctctctctcttctcttcttcttctccattccgcttcttccctcttttttttttagccgCATCCTTTTCGCTGGCCGATCCCAATTCGCCCTTTTGCCGGGCTGGGGGGACAAATCTGCACGTTTTTGGCGCTGGTCTCTCTTGTCAGCGGCCATTGTCTACCTAGGAATCAAGGGCCCTCcgcgcttcttttcttagcTGCAGCCGATTTGCCCACTCATGCCAGTCCGTTGGCGCTTTTGGCGGTTCTCTTCTTGAATAAACGCCAGTCGTTTTTATTCcattttttctccttctttttcctgttttCAGGTTCGCAGCgtgcatcttcatcgctggttccgtccttcttttttcttcttttgtgtCTTTTGCTGAGGCAGCGCCGTCGCATCTTCGCAGGCGAGGGACGACGAGTGCTTTTCTTACCGGCAGGACCGTACAATACGCTCTCTACGACACAATTGAAtcgtttgcttttttgttcAAGATTGTATCTCAATTcgttctctcttttttcgtcttttttATACGTGTCATCACTCCAACTTTCGGCATCACGTGTGGTCATCAATCGTATAACATCCAAATACCGACAACATGGGCTGCCTCACTCACCGCAGCAAAGAGGTCCGGCAATACACCGACCAGAAATGGGACTACATCAACCTCGGCGacttcaaggccaagggctgCGGTCCCATCTTCGCCTACATCACCCTCTGGGTCGGCCTCATCATCTCGCTCGCCGTCTACGGAGTCGACACCTTCACTgccgtccagctcctcgtcttcaaccgATGGTCGTCCGAAATCGACCCGGCCATTCCCCTTGACATTTCAAGATGGATCTTCTCTGGCTGCATCATCCTGTCCTTTATCAATCTCGGCTTCGAATGGATCCGCGCTGCTCGGAAGATTAAGAGAGGCAACGTTGCCGAGGTGTACCTGGACAGTCTTGCTGTGCGCTGGGAGTCTATTCGTCTTGGCTCGGGGCAAGGCTTCAGACGATTCCTCGTCTTTTCGGAACTCACAAAGAGTAAAAAGGGCGCCGAGTACATCGCCCTGTTTACATATTTCAGCTTTCAATGTGCGTATCAGTTgctggcttcttggctgtctcatctcatcttacTAACCGGTTTCCCTTCACTTATACAGCCTGGATCCGCGTCATCTTCTGCACCAGCCCACGTCAAGTTGTCAATGCGCTCACCCTACGATCCGTCTACATGGCAAAGCTCGCCGTTTCTGAGAGCTCAGTCGAAGGCTCcctttcctccttcttcgacAAGATCAAGACGCTCGCGCAATCCGATTTCCGACAGGCTGCCATCCTCGGAGGCATGTGCTTTACTCTGGTCGTCTGGGTCTTTTCAGCCCTATACCTGATTTCAGCTACCCTATTCTacgtctttttcctctttcacTGGATCCCTCGCGACGATGGCGGTCTCACCGGCTACTGCGAGCGAAAGGTCAACAACTCCCTGCTCAAGATTGTCACCAAGACTGTCAACAAGGCGCTTGCCAAGGGCCAGGTCGACAGGATGAAGGCGGCCATGAGTGAAAAGGGCGAAGCACACCCAGACGCCTCACTCCCGACCTTGCCAAATCTCGGCTTCGCAACACCGCAGAGTGTTGGCGTCTCTGCACCTTTGCCGACTTATACCTCAAGTGCGGGTACCCCTGTCGACGACTTCAAGCGCCCAATGCCGCAGCGAAGTATGACGGGAGCCACCACAGCCTCCAACTATTCGGCTCGAGCTCCATTGATTAGTTCAGCGGCCGATATGGGATACTCAAATGGAAGATCGGCCTCGCCAGAGGACATGCTTCCCGCCATGCCGCACCTTCAAAGAGCTGGAACGGGAGACTCATTCAGAACCACTAGTGGTGCTCGGCCAGATCTGAACCATATGAGGACCACCTCGAATTCCTCGTATCGCCAGCAACCCTTCACTGAGAGCCCCATTAGCATGGGTTCGGCGGCAGGATCCCCGCTGTACGCGCCATCGGCAAGACCCATCCCGTCTCGATTCGTCGACAATTACAGCGGAAACCAGCAAATGCAGGACGACAACCAATCCTGGCGAGGCCCGCCTCCAAGGGCATACACCTTTAACAACGAGGGCCGatccagcccagcgccaTCTGCCGCCGGGTCAGCATACTCCAGGGCGCCGCAGGGGCCCGTGAGAAGCGCGACAAGCTCGTCAAACCAAGTGCCTCTGCGCGGCATGCGATTCTCGCCCCAGCGGCAAATGACTGAGCCAATGTCCAATCCTAACCGGCGGCCGCCCTCAGACAATTCCTACCCCGGACAGCGCTTACCACCCAGCATCAGACCGCCGGTTCGCCAAAATACCCAGGACTACTATAATGCCCCCCAGGCTCAAACAGGAGCATCCTATAGCTATGATGTGGAAGCGCAGAGCAGCGGTAGATATTAGAGCTAGCCTACCTCCTAATGTGTCCCGGCAGGTTCGGAACTAAAAAAACCCCTTTGTCCTTAATTATTTAACTCATATAACTACTTTTATTTTGATCATGATCTACGATACACGTAAGGCGTCTGGCGAAGAAAGGTTGAGGCAGGCTAGGACGGCACCCATAGACCACGATATCCAAATACAGGTACCACAGTTAGATTTAAGGCGATGGGCATTGAGGATAGATTCCAAGTGCATTGcactctcatcatcatcatcagtaGCATACTAGAAGATTCGAATCAAAAGATAAAAAGCATCTTGTTTGCTTCAATAAAAGACAGCTACTAAGCCCAAGAGACAACCGAGATGGTACATGACAATTCGCAGAAAGATTCCACATACGGACGCCAAGCACCGGGATTCTTCAGCCCTCTATGCGGGGAGATtccattcttctccagcttttaACCTTGGATCAATGGAGTAATCAGCACTAGCATCGACGTCACCGAAGTAGGGCACCTTTAACTGGAAAAATCCTAGGGTGCAATTTACGCCCGGATGATTTGTCACTATCTCCAGAACAACGCCGCAGCGGCATCCTTTTTTGTAGCTGGGAAAACGCCACGCCGCTGCTTGTCTTGATCCAGCAATCGCTGGTTTCTCTCTCTAGAAGTTGCGTTGCGTTCCAACTGTAGTTTTCTAAATTTCGTAGCTCCTCATCTcatttctcttcctttccacCAACACCATTCCCATCATCATGTCCTGAAAAGGCATGCTCCTCTCCCAAATCTCCTACAACCTCACACAGCTGCTGTCCCTGCCAACCACGCCCCTCagcttcatcaccaccaacgCCTCCATCCTCATCGACGCCGCAATGCCGTCCCTCATATCCGGCGGCTGGCACCGCGGCGAGCGCGCCATGCACCGCGAGGCCCGCAATCCTCACTTTGAGAACCCAACTTCGGACGGATTGCCGATGCCGTATGCGGTGCGGGTGATGCACTCACAGCTCCTTGCGCTCGGAACGCTGGACGATCAAGGACGGCCGTGGACGACGATTTGGGGTGGTGAGAGGGGGTTTGCAAGGCCCGTGGCGGAGGGCGTTTTGGGTATTCGAAGTGCTGTGGACAAGGAGTATGATCCTGTATATGGTGCTTTCTGGAAATCGCCCGACAGCAAAGTGAGCAGCGAGCCGGATGAAGAGGGCATCATA is a window encoding:
- a CDS encoding uncharacterized protein (EggNog:ENOG41~TransMembrane:3 (i35-60o80-101i220-250o)): MGCLTHRSKEVRQYTDQKWDYINLGDFKAKGCGPIFAYITLWVGLIISLAVYGVDTFTAVQLLVFNRWSSEIDPAIPLDISRWIFSGCIILSFINLGFEWIRAARKIKRGNVAEVYLDSLAVRWESIRLGSGQGFRRFLVFSELTKSKKGAEYIALFTYFSFQSWIRVIFCTSPRQVVNALTLRSVYMAKLAVSESSVEGSLSSFFDKIKTLAQSDFRQAAILGGMCFTLVVWVFSALYLISATLFYVFFLFHWIPRDDGGLTGYCERKVNNSLLKIVTKTVNKALAKGQVDRMKAAMSEKGEAHPDASLPTLPNLGFATPQSVGVSAPLPTYTSSAGTPVDDFKRPMPQRSMTGATTASNYSARAPLISSAADMGYSNGRSASPEDMLPAMPHLQRAGTGDSFRTTSGARPDLNHMRTTSNSSYRQQPFTESPISMGSAAGSPLYAPSARPIPSRFVDNYSGNQQMQDDNQSWRGPPPRAYTFNNEGRSSPAPSAAGSAYSRAPQGPVRSATSSSNQVPLRGMRFSPQRQMTEPMSNPNRRPPSDNSYPGQRLPPSIRPPVRQNTQDYYNAPQAQTGASYSYDVEAQSSGRY
- a CDS encoding uncharacterized protein (EggNog:ENOG41); translated protein: MEPTYTIVDNGDTLFVLCDPDRPFEEVDHEDLWFNHLEQYNDITNDKSHLRNNVKDYRYRLQESRVNILPSARKNMGRQVSWRVSSEKLKSASAYFRGLATQDWNEGNMSDQGCKYTITVEGWSERALHKLILGIHGQDARLNELQVNPKLCAQLAVVVDAYQCHDLFDLRFPVVPGRYPYNENLLFSLFSSWVFRDEENFRVFSKAIIMQARGRIHTLGMPIREPIINAIEKRRLYFIGEMVDFANSKLQKLMACDPAAGDDLEETLAFTFGEWPLEAPFEGFGAIHVHRALDQIGSWGHVQVGGCQYQTDSSSEMDSSSEADSSSEMDSCMTDSSLYPVTLKELKEDWEGLNVNALPIDV